One Cololabis saira isolate AMF1-May2022 chromosome 12, fColSai1.1, whole genome shotgun sequence DNA window includes the following coding sequences:
- the apex2 gene encoding DNA-(apurinic or apyrimidinic site) lyase 2 yields the protein MKIVTWNINGIRTFKGGIKSALDSLGADIVCVQETKVTRDLLDERTAIVDGYNSYFSYSRGRSGYSGVATYCRDSSTPFAAEEGLSGLLTNHEGAVGCYGDLSEFSNEELQLLDNEGRAVITQHKIMCQGEEKTVTVINVYCPRADPEKPERKQFKLHFYKLLQSRAETILKEGSHVIVLGDVNTSHRPIDHCDPSDIDDFGENPGRKWLNSFLHSSEQEDDHSEKQSDEEFELLNPNQKGKFVDTFRYFHPTRHNAFTCWSTLTGARQTNYGTRIDYIFGDRQLAKEQFVAADIMPEMEGSDHCPVWGKLSCSVLPCSKPPPLCTRYLPEFAGKQQKLSRFLVKVDQKSVQPAQMKVLPGSQEEEERRENLNPFGAEKKTLAPNGKKRLTSDFSAPKGKKTKTVNSSLKPQGNLLSFFKPKVGNVKQCDKALEEVTSSHSVPKVSPNSDLGSVGALKAEGTEVIYPGSSQLCTSSTTVEMDNLVQTKHLTPRGNGGHSEVKNGASVFWKSVLQGPPRPPRCKAHGEPCVLRTVKKEGPNMGKQFFVCCRPQGHPSNPEARCNFFHWVEKEK from the exons ATGAAGATCGTCACCTGGAATATAAACGGCATCAGGACTTTCAAAGGCGGCATAAAAAGCGCTCTCGACTCGCTGGGCGCAGACATTGTCTGTGTTCAAGAGACGAAGGTGACAA GAGATCTGCTGGACGAAAGGACTGCGATTGTTGACGGATACAATTCATATTTCAGCTACAGCCGGGGACGCAGCGGCTATTCAG GTGTTGCCACCTACTGTAGGGACAGCTCCACCCCGTTTGCTGCAGAGGAGGGTCTCTCAGGTCTGCTGACCAACCATGAAGGGGCTGTCGGTTGCTACGGAGACCTCTCTGAGTTTTCAAATGAAGAGCTGCAGCTTTTGGACAATGAAGGGCGAGCAGTCATCACACAACACAAAATCAT GTGTCAGGGCGAAGAGAAAACCGTTACTGTAATTAATGTATACTGTCCACGGGCTGACCCTGAAAAGCCAGAGAGAAAGCAGTTCAAACTTCACTTCTACAAGCTCCTTCAGAGTAGGGCGGAAACTATACTGAAAGAGGGGAG cCATGTGATTGTTTTAGGAGATGTGAACACGTCTCATCGGCCAATAGACCACTGTGACCCCAGTGACATT GATGATTTTGGTGAAAACCCTGGGAGGAAATGGCTGAACAGTTTTTTGCACAGCAGTGAACAAGAAGACGACCACAGTGAAAAGCAATCTGATGAAGAATTTGAGCTTTTGAATCCCAACCAAAAAGGAAAATTTGTAGATACCTTTCGGTATTTCCACCCGACCCGTCACAACGCCTTCACGTGCTGGTCAACTCTCACTGGGGCACGGCAGACCAACTATGGCACACGCATCGACTATATCTTTGGGGACCGCCAGCTGGCCAAGGAGCAGTTTGTGGCGGCCGACATCATGCCGGAGATGGAGGGCTCGGACCACTGTCCTGTGTGGGGGAAACTGAGCTGCTCTGTTCTTCCTTGCTCCAAGCCCCCGCCTCTCTGTACTCGCTACCTGCCAGAGTTTGCTGGCAAACAGCAGAAGCTCTCTCGCTTCCTTGTTAAGGTGGACCAAAAATCAGTTCAGCCGGCCCAGATGAAAGTCTTACCCGGATCTcaagaagaggaggaaagacGGGAGAATTTAAACCCGTTTGgagctgaaaaaaaaaccttggctCCAAACGGCAAGAAACGTTTAACATCAGACTTTTCTGCCCCAAAGGGGAAAAAGACAAAGACAGTAAACAGCTCTTTAAAGCCTCAAGGCaacctcctttccttctttaaaCCAAAAGTCGGAAATGTTAAGCAGTGTGACAAAGCGCTAGAGGAAGTTACCTCATCACACAGTGTTCCAAAAGTATCTCCAAATAGTGACTTGGGTTCAGTCGGTGCCTTAAAAGCTGAAGGTACTGAGGTGATTTATCCCGGTTCATCCCAGTTGTGCACCAGTAGCACCACAGTGGAAATGGACAACCTGGTTCAGACAAAACACTTGACCCCTCGGGGGAACGGGGGACACTCGGAGGTCAAGAACGGGGCATCAGTGTTTTGGAAGTCGGTGCTTCAGGgtcccccccggcccccccgctGTAAGGCCCACGGAGAGCCCTGCGTGCTTCGTACTGTAAAAAAAGAGGGTCCGAATATGGGGAAGCAGTTCTTTGTATGTTGCCGTCCTCAGGGACATCCTTCCAACCCTGAGGCGCGATGCAATTTCTTTCATTGGGTTGAGAAGGAAAAGTGA